DNA from Haloferax volcanii DS2:
GCGGCCGACCTCGACACCGACTTCGTCGGGAAGGCGGCGCTCGTGGCGGACAAAAACGACGACAGCCCGAGCGACCGCATCGTCCCGATAACGCTCGACGAGGAGGAAGCCGTCGTCGACGCGGGCCACCCGGTGTTCGTCGACGACGAGGTCGTCGGCTACTGCTGTCGGGCCGACTACGGCTACACCATCGACGCCGGCATCGCGTACGCCTACCTCCCCGAGGAGTACGCCAGCTCGGGGCAGGACGTCGAAATCCGGTACGAGGGTGACGCTCACCCCGCGACGGTCCGGTCCGGGCCGCTTTTCGATCCCGACCGCGACAAGATGATTCGGTAAACGCCGGATTTCGTCGCGTCACCGCCTCCGCCACCGTCTCCGCCACCGTCTGCGCCTCTGCCTCCCCCTCAATTTATCGGCGCTGTCGAACCGCAGTCACCGATTGTCCGCCGAGGCCGTGCTGAACTCGGCAGATTTGTTGGGGATCGGGACTGCCTGAAAAATACTTATCCTCCCGCTGTCACTCGTCTTCGACGGTCTTCAGGTCGAGCCGCGGGGCAAACGACTCGTACGTCTCGTCGCTCGAAACGATAGTGTCGCCATCGGATTCGACGAGATGGAGCGCATCGAAGGGTGTGAACCCGTGGTCTTCGACGTAGGTCGCGGCCGTGAGAACCGTATCTACGTCCCCACGCACTTCCAACAGCGCGGCGACGTTCGTGATGACCCGCTCCGTGTCCCGCTCTTCTCGGTACGCGACCATGAGGAGTTCGATGAGCGTGAACTGCGACGTCCACAGTTCGTCTCGATGGTTTCGGTAGACCGCCTCTGCGGCGTCGCCCAGCCAGTCTTCGTCCTTGATGAGCGCCAGTAGGAAGTCCGTCTCGGCTACATTCAGCGGCCGGCCTCGTCGAGCGCCGCGTTCCGCGCTCCGCGACGGAGTTCTTCGGCCGTCTTCTCGACGTCCGCGAACTCGGTGCGGAGCGCACCGAGCGGGTCGTCTTCGATTGGAATCAGCTTGATACCGTCGTGCAGTTGGACGATGTGGTAGTGTTCGCCGTACCGCTCTCTGATCTCTTTAGGGAGCGTGAGGCGTCCGCGACCGTCCAGCGTCGCTTCGGACATACGGTCTACTACGATGGGTAGAAAGAAGAATTTTCCCCATAACCCGATTTGCCACCCACTCGGATAGAACCCTCTCGTTCCAGAACGCTCCCGTTGTCCGTACCACTTGACTTCTGTCCGGCGCTCCGAGTTTCGACGGAGGTGGATTATCCGAATTATTCGGAATCTTCGTCGTCGACGCCGCGCTGTTCGAGGACGCGCTCGACGATTTCTTCGGGGTGTTCGGTCGCCACGGCGAGCGCGGCGTTGTGGAGTTCGCTCTTCGTGACGCCCTTGAGGCCGTGGTCGCGGGTCAGTTCGCGCTCCACGTCGTAGGTGATGATGTCGTCGAACTCGTCGGCGACCGCTTCGAGCACGTACAGCGCCTTGTGGACGGTCTCGTCGAACTCGAAGGCGGGGCGCTCGCGGGGGTCGACGGGTTCGGCGGACGCGGATTCCGTCGCTGACTCGTCGTCCGATTCGACCGCGTCGTCGGTGCCGGCGTCTTCGTCCGCCGGTTCGGGTTCCGGCTCTGGCCCGGAGTCGGTCTCGCCGCTTCCCATCGCGGCGTCGAGGTCGCCGAAGGGGTCTTCGCTCATCGGGCCACCTCGCCTTCTTCGACGATTTGCGCGAGTTCGTCGTAGCACGCCAACTGGTCGCAGGTGCTGTCGTAGTCCCGCAGCGGCATGTGCTCCCGAATCGACGCGTCGATGGCCGACCGATGCCGAATCCCCGGCTTCGGCAGGTCGCCGTCCCACTCGCCGTCGTCGATGGCCTCGAACACGTCCGGGTCGGTGTACGCGAAGTTCGGGAGCTTCGAGGCGATGTTCGGCTTCGAGACGAGCGCCTCCACGAGCCGTCTCGTCGGGCGGTCGTGGTCGATTCGGTCCCGCAGGTCGGTCGGCACGACCGCGAGGATTTCGAGGTCGAAGTGTTCGCGCGCGGGCGTGATAAGTCGCTTGACGGTCTTTTCGAGTCCCGAGAGCGCCCCCGATTCGGGGCGCATCGGCAACACGAGGTTCTGCGTGGCGTACAGCGCGTTGTCGTTGAGTTTCCCGCGCGCCGCGGGGCAGTCCACGACGACGTAGTCGTAGTCGTCCCCGAGAAGCGGGTCGATGACGCGCTGTTTGAGCCGCGCCGACCCCATCATCACGCCGCCGAGGTCCGACTCGACCTGTTCGATGCGGTCGTTCGAGGGGAGGAGGTCGATTTCGAACCCGGTCTCCAAGATGAGCTCTCGCGGCTCCAACTCGGCGTCGTCGAGGAGCACGTCTCCGAGATGTGCCT
Protein-coding regions in this window:
- a CDS encoding AbrB/MazE/SpoVT family DNA-binding domain-containing protein; the protein is MSEATLDGRGRLTLPKEIRERYGEHYHIVQLHDGIKLIPIEDDPLGALRTEFADVEKTAEELRRGARNAALDEAGR
- a CDS encoding type II toxin-antitoxin system VapC family toxin gives rise to the protein MNVAETDFLLALIKDEDWLGDAAEAVYRNHRDELWTSQFTLIELLMVAYREERDTERVITNVAALLEVRGDVDTVLTAATYVEDHGFTPFDALHLVESDGDTIVSSDETYESFAPRLDLKTVEDE
- a CDS encoding ParA family protein, which codes for MSRAVSVCLLKGGIGKSTTSINLARELAHRGSDVLLVDLDPNGHTTTGLGFGEEFYSEAHLGDVLLDDAELEPRELILETGFEIDLLPSNDRIEQVESDLGGVMMGSARLKQRVIDPLLGDDYDYVVVDCPAARGKLNDNALYATQNLVLPMRPESGALSGLEKTVKRLITPAREHFDLEILAVVPTDLRDRIDHDRPTRRLVEALVSKPNIASKLPNFAYTDPDVFEAIDDGEWDGDLPKPGIRHRSAIDASIREHMPLRDYDSTCDQLACYDELAQIVEEGEVAR